A portion of the Sphaerochaeta pleomorpha str. Grapes genome contains these proteins:
- the pheT gene encoding phenylalanine--tRNA ligase subunit beta yields the protein MPKIETSGKLFYSLLGRTLTDSEMEDIFPVAKAELDGHEGDIIKIELNDTNRPDLWSAAGIARQLRSYWGAEDTVYDFFSTKDETFDNEGRCLIVDTSVAEVRPYSIGFAVKGHVVSDEDLVALIQSQEKLCQNFGRKRKTIAMGIYRSDLIKYPVHYEGADPDTTSFVPLGMTENMTLRQMCSDHPKGKDYGYIVSDKKVFPYLHDDNGDALSFPPVINSNRIGSVQVGDEGLFVEFSGPNLKDLLLASSIMACDMADLGFEILPVKVIFPEETEFGTELTVPYYFQEPVSCALAQVHKTLGDHMTGEQAVASLKKMGIYAICSDDVLYANVPEYRNDFLHPADLVEDVMIGYGLGNFKPEMPNDFTLGRISAVEEFSRKLKDIMVGLGYQEMVYNYLGSRKEYVENMHVDGKDYIYISNPMSENFEVVRPSVIPSLLESESVSGHAPFPHNIFEIGKVAFLCPEENSGTTTRNYLGFLASNSVMGFNEVASYVNTIMYFINKEYTLAVLEGDTRFIEGRCAVILVDGKKVGVFGEIHPAVLESWGCSMPTVACEIDIDVILGE from the coding sequence ATGCCAAAGATTGAAACCTCAGGTAAACTGTTTTACAGTTTGCTGGGAAGAACGCTTACCGATAGCGAGATGGAAGATATTTTCCCCGTTGCCAAAGCTGAGCTGGATGGCCACGAAGGTGATATCATCAAGATTGAACTGAATGACACCAATAGGCCTGACCTCTGGTCTGCAGCGGGTATCGCCCGACAACTGAGGTCCTATTGGGGAGCTGAAGATACTGTCTATGACTTTTTCTCCACTAAGGACGAGACCTTCGACAATGAGGGACGTTGCCTTATCGTGGATACATCCGTTGCAGAGGTTCGTCCGTATTCGATCGGGTTTGCTGTCAAGGGCCATGTGGTGAGTGATGAGGACTTGGTTGCCCTTATCCAGAGCCAGGAGAAACTCTGTCAGAATTTCGGTCGTAAGCGAAAGACGATTGCCATGGGAATCTATCGCTCAGACCTCATCAAATACCCTGTGCATTATGAAGGTGCAGATCCCGATACAACGAGTTTTGTACCGCTTGGGATGACAGAGAACATGACACTCAGGCAGATGTGCAGCGATCACCCGAAGGGGAAGGACTATGGGTACATTGTGTCTGATAAGAAAGTGTTCCCCTACCTGCATGATGACAACGGCGATGCCCTTTCCTTCCCACCGGTTATCAACAGCAACCGTATCGGTTCTGTGCAAGTCGGTGACGAAGGGCTCTTTGTAGAGTTCTCCGGACCTAATCTCAAGGATCTTCTGCTTGCCTCCTCGATAATGGCTTGCGATATGGCAGACCTCGGGTTTGAGATTTTGCCGGTGAAAGTAATCTTCCCTGAAGAGACTGAATTCGGCACCGAGCTTACGGTTCCCTACTATTTCCAAGAACCTGTTTCCTGTGCCCTTGCGCAGGTGCACAAGACACTGGGGGATCATATGACCGGTGAGCAGGCAGTTGCTTCCTTAAAGAAGATGGGCATCTATGCCATCTGCAGTGATGATGTGCTATATGCCAACGTCCCTGAGTACCGCAATGATTTCTTGCATCCCGCAGACTTGGTCGAGGATGTGATGATCGGTTATGGCTTGGGCAACTTCAAGCCTGAGATGCCTAACGATTTTACCCTTGGTCGTATTTCCGCAGTCGAGGAATTCAGCCGCAAGCTCAAGGACATCATGGTAGGCCTCGGGTATCAGGAGATGGTATATAACTATCTTGGGTCAAGAAAGGAATATGTTGAGAACATGCATGTGGATGGGAAGGACTATATTTATATTTCCAACCCCATGAGTGAGAACTTTGAGGTTGTACGCCCTTCAGTCATCCCCTCCCTGCTTGAAAGCGAGAGTGTAAGCGGTCATGCCCCGTTCCCGCATAATATCTTCGAGATCGGGAAAGTCGCTTTCCTGTGCCCGGAAGAAAACAGCGGAACGACTACACGCAATTACCTTGGTTTCCTTGCCTCGAACAGCGTCATGGGATTCAATGAAGTTGCCTCCTATGTGAACACCATCATGTACTTTATCAATAAAGAGTACACCCTTGCTGTCTTGGAAGGTGATACCCGTTTCATCGAAGGACGCTGTGCCGTTATCCTGGTCGATGGGAAAAAGGTCGGTGTTTTCGGGGAAATCCATCCAGCGGTTTTGGAAAGCTGGGGTTGCAGTATGCCTACCGTTGCCTGTGAGATAGACATTGATGTGATTCTCGGCGAGTAG
- a CDS encoding phenylalanine--tRNA ligase subunit alpha: protein MDIDVKNLHPLEVRLLRHVAIGESITAECIIGELDYKVGQCNQAFSWLCAKGYLVEKSRTNRVLYELTDLGREQQQKGTPAQRIFTFLQSNGAHTLPELAEALSLEKSEVGSAFGQLSKSGVTALNSENKAETKKDELPEEVLCVATLLQKGLDGEIEESTLSPLEKTVMSKIAKKRGAAGSPFKVIEREDLVYALTESGDAAKKAVIAANITGDEFGSVTSEMLASGSWKTGTFRPYGLNAPTSRLIPGRHNPYGNYLQWVKDKLAALGFEEFDGPLVENEFWNGDALFMPQFHSARDIHDVYYVKDPVHCKEIEEPWLSQVAQTHENGWKTGSRGWGYSFDHEFTRRQVLRSQGTVLSAHQMTKAKIPGKYFGVARCFRYDQVDATHGADFYQTEGIVLGNDVNLKTLLGLLKMFAEEIAGAEEVKYVPGYFTFTEPSIEVHIKHPVLGWFELGGAGIFRPEVTKPLGIDVPVLAWGLGIDRMALMHLGLNDLRELFTPNIESVRTRRGN from the coding sequence ATGGATATCGATGTAAAGAACTTGCATCCGCTGGAAGTCCGTCTGCTCAGGCATGTCGCTATCGGGGAAAGTATTACCGCCGAGTGCATCATCGGGGAGTTGGACTATAAAGTGGGGCAGTGCAACCAAGCCTTTAGTTGGTTGTGCGCAAAGGGATACCTGGTCGAAAAGAGCCGCACAAACCGTGTTCTCTATGAACTGACAGATCTCGGAAGAGAGCAGCAGCAGAAGGGAACCCCTGCCCAGCGCATATTTACATTCCTCCAAAGCAACGGGGCTCACACCCTTCCTGAGCTTGCAGAGGCCCTTTCCCTTGAGAAAAGCGAAGTTGGTTCGGCCTTTGGCCAGCTTTCCAAATCTGGGGTGACTGCTTTGAATAGCGAAAACAAGGCAGAGACCAAGAAAGACGAGTTGCCCGAGGAAGTGCTTTGTGTTGCGACCCTTTTACAGAAGGGCCTTGACGGTGAAATCGAAGAGAGCACCCTTTCTCCGCTGGAAAAGACGGTTATGTCCAAGATTGCCAAAAAGCGTGGGGCCGCTGGGTCTCCCTTCAAGGTTATCGAGCGCGAAGACCTTGTGTATGCACTGACAGAGTCTGGCGATGCTGCCAAAAAGGCAGTGATCGCTGCAAACATTACCGGAGACGAATTCGGCTCCGTGACTTCTGAGATGCTTGCAAGCGGAAGTTGGAAAACAGGGACTTTCCGGCCTTACGGGTTGAATGCCCCCACTTCCCGCCTTATTCCTGGCAGGCACAATCCCTACGGGAATTATCTACAGTGGGTCAAAGACAAACTTGCAGCCCTTGGGTTCGAAGAGTTTGACGGACCGCTTGTAGAAAATGAATTCTGGAATGGCGATGCCCTTTTCATGCCCCAGTTTCATAGTGCAAGGGATATCCACGATGTCTATTACGTAAAAGACCCCGTACATTGCAAAGAGATCGAGGAACCTTGGCTCAGCCAGGTTGCCCAGACCCACGAGAATGGTTGGAAAACCGGTAGCCGTGGCTGGGGATATTCCTTTGACCATGAATTTACACGCCGCCAGGTCCTTCGGAGCCAGGGGACGGTTTTGTCTGCACACCAGATGACCAAGGCAAAGATTCCCGGAAAATATTTCGGCGTTGCCCGGTGTTTCCGGTATGACCAGGTAGATGCCACCCATGGTGCCGACTTCTACCAGACCGAAGGTATCGTATTGGGCAATGATGTCAATTTGAAAACCTTGCTTGGCCTTTTGAAGATGTTTGCCGAGGAGATTGCGGGAGCCGAGGAAGTAAAGTACGTTCCTGGCTATTTCACCTTCACCGAGCCTTCTATCGAAGTCCATATCAAGCACCCTGTGCTAGGTTGGTTTGAACTTGGCGGAGCCGGTATTTTCCGGCCTGAGGTCACCAAGCCCCTCGGCATCGATGTGCCGGTTCTGGCCTGGGGACTGGGGATTGACAGGATGGCTTTGATGCATCTCGGGCTCAATGATCTGCGTGAATTGTTTACTCCCAATATTGAGTCGGTTCGCACAAGGAGGGGAAACTAA
- a CDS encoding alpha-ketoacid dehydrogenase subunit alpha/beta, whose amino-acid sequence MNFSKEQAIQALSIMVRSRYFEERVDEFFKHKQMHGTTHLSIGQEATQAGLALALKDGDWIVPTHRCHGHTLARGTSERKMFSEMFGSSDGICKGLGGSMHMTDTEHWNAGASAVVGSGVPLAIGLGFALKRKGTENIGVAIFGDGASSRGSIHESMNLASVWDLPVLFFCENNGYGMSAPTQSVVSTDSIASRSKGYGIEYAVADGNDVQAVYAAALAAVAYIRENSKPYFLEVKTYRSCGHSKSDSCVYRTREEELGWKDKDPIESFSRNMVLSGLFTDSEVQSIILEAKRQVDQAALDAETVKSEHITLEEAMGYLFSPNLDDTTFGLCMKNSRISYREAVREALAEEMDLDPSVVLIGEDIGLYGGCFKVTGNLSETFPAQVLETPVSEEAFTGLAVGASMLGIRPVVEIMYGDFSTLVSDPMVNHAAKLRFMSGGQLSCPMVVRTPMGSGTGHGAQHTQSLESMFANIPGLIVVSPSCPGDAKALLKSAIRDNNPVLFFEHKMLYDNLGPVGDSNYVLPLGKAITKKKGNDVTLVCYSHAVMTCLEAAAILSAQDEIEAEVLDLATLKPMDKDAILTSVKKTGRVVIVHDSPEFGGYGAEVAAIIGSDPVCFTSLEAPVVRICGKESPIPFSPELEKQVIPTKEEIVSAVRRLF is encoded by the coding sequence ATGAATTTTTCAAAAGAACAGGCGATACAAGCCCTTTCTATCATGGTACGGTCACGGTATTTCGAAGAACGGGTCGATGAATTTTTTAAACACAAACAGATGCATGGTACTACCCATCTTTCCATTGGGCAGGAAGCGACCCAGGCTGGCTTGGCCTTGGCTCTCAAGGATGGGGATTGGATAGTCCCCACCCACCGTTGTCACGGCCATACCCTTGCAAGGGGAACTTCCGAACGCAAGATGTTTAGCGAGATGTTCGGTTCCTCCGATGGTATTTGCAAAGGGCTAGGCGGCTCTATGCATATGACCGATACCGAGCACTGGAATGCAGGAGCCTCGGCTGTTGTCGGCAGTGGGGTTCCCCTCGCCATTGGCCTGGGATTTGCACTCAAGCGTAAAGGGACAGAAAATATCGGTGTTGCCATCTTTGGGGATGGAGCTTCAAGCCGGGGAAGCATCCACGAAAGCATGAACCTAGCCTCCGTGTGGGACCTCCCGGTCTTGTTTTTCTGTGAGAACAATGGCTATGGGATGAGTGCTCCCACCCAATCGGTTGTATCCACCGATTCTATCGCATCCCGTTCCAAGGGGTATGGCATAGAATATGCCGTAGCCGACGGTAATGACGTGCAGGCTGTATATGCGGCTGCCCTGGCAGCAGTTGCCTATATACGTGAGAATTCGAAACCCTATTTCCTTGAAGTGAAGACCTACCGGTCCTGTGGACATTCCAAGAGCGATAGCTGCGTCTACCGTACCCGAGAGGAAGAACTGGGTTGGAAAGATAAGGATCCTATCGAGTCTTTTTCCCGCAACATGGTTTTAAGCGGTCTTTTTACAGACTCCGAGGTACAGTCGATTATTTTGGAAGCAAAGCGTCAGGTTGACCAGGCTGCATTGGATGCAGAGACGGTCAAAAGCGAACATATTACACTTGAAGAAGCTATGGGGTATCTTTTTTCTCCCAATCTTGATGATACAACCTTTGGCCTGTGTATGAAAAACAGCAGGATCAGCTACCGAGAGGCCGTACGCGAGGCCTTGGCTGAGGAGATGGATCTCGACCCGTCTGTAGTATTGATAGGCGAGGATATAGGCCTATATGGCGGGTGTTTCAAGGTCACCGGCAACTTAAGCGAGACTTTCCCTGCCCAGGTGCTTGAGACCCCGGTAAGTGAAGAAGCCTTTACCGGACTTGCCGTCGGGGCCTCAATGCTTGGCATCCGGCCAGTCGTTGAGATAATGTATGGCGATTTTTCGACTCTGGTAAGCGACCCAATGGTAAACCATGCTGCCAAACTCAGGTTTATGAGCGGAGGGCAACTTTCCTGTCCGATGGTAGTCCGTACCCCTATGGGAAGTGGGACCGGGCACGGGGCCCAGCATACCCAGAGCCTTGAGTCGATGTTTGCCAATATTCCTGGCTTGATCGTCGTTTCCCCTTCCTGTCCCGGCGATGCCAAGGCTTTGTTGAAGAGTGCCATCAGGGATAACAACCCGGTTCTTTTTTTCGAGCACAAGATGCTCTACGATAATCTTGGTCCGGTAGGTGACAGCAACTATGTGTTGCCTTTGGGAAAAGCCATTACCAAAAAGAAAGGGAATGATGTAACGCTGGTCTGTTACAGCCATGCGGTCATGACTTGCCTGGAGGCTGCGGCAATCCTTTCTGCACAGGATGAGATTGAGGCAGAGGTCCTTGACCTTGCCACGCTCAAGCCTATGGACAAGGATGCCATACTCACCTCGGTGAAAAAAACCGGACGGGTTGTCATTGTCCACGATAGTCCCGAATTCGGGGGATATGGGGCGGAAGTTGCAGCCATTATTGGTTCCGACCCGGTCTGTTTTACCAGCCTTGAGGCTCCTGTGGTAAGGATTTGCGGGAAAGAATCCCCGATTCCCTTCTCCCCGGAGCTTGAAAAACAGGTTATTCCTACAAAAGAAGAGATAGTCTCAGCTGTGAGAAGGCTTTTCTAA
- a CDS encoding flavin reductase, which produces MFAEVSADVLEFNPFSAIGNDGFLLTAGTTDNYNTMTASWGTMGVLWGRNVIVAYVRKSRYTHQFLDKVKGFTCSFFGPEMKEALLWCGQHSGRESDKVFDSGLKPVPIPSPDGVDRITFKQAKMVFSCTKASVMEIEKKQFVLPEIQNHYRGGDYHTVYIGFIDTILMNQ; this is translated from the coding sequence ATGTTTGCAGAAGTATCGGCAGACGTTCTCGAATTCAATCCTTTCTCGGCAATAGGAAACGATGGGTTTCTCCTTACAGCAGGAACTACGGACAATTATAACACCATGACGGCATCCTGGGGGACGATGGGTGTTCTGTGGGGAAGGAACGTTATTGTAGCCTATGTTCGAAAAAGCCGCTATACCCACCAGTTCCTGGATAAGGTAAAAGGCTTTACCTGCTCATTTTTCGGGCCGGAAATGAAAGAAGCCCTCCTATGGTGTGGGCAGCACAGCGGAAGAGAGAGTGACAAAGTGTTCGATTCTGGGCTGAAGCCGGTGCCGATTCCCTCCCCTGATGGTGTTGACCGCATTACCTTCAAACAGGCAAAAATGGTATTTTCCTGTACGAAGGCCTCGGTTATGGAAATCGAGAAAAAACAGTTTGTATTGCCTGAAATACAGAATCATTATCGCGGTGGCGATTATCATACGGTATATATCGGTTTTATTGACACTATCCTTATGAACCAGTAG
- the hpt gene encoding hypoxanthine phosphoribosyltransferase — MKDSLAIPALTEDLVRVLIDADTINRRVDELARQISADYATSGGNLLVVGVLKGSFIFTADLTRRLSVDHVVDFIALSSYKGDTSGNVRLLMDTRENMEGRNVLIIEDILDSGNTLDYLIRNFKTRNPASVKTAVLLDKPDRHVVPVEIDYIGFTIPDVWVVGYGLDYAEKHRTLPYIAEMYPQA; from the coding sequence ATGAAAGATTCCCTCGCGATCCCTGCTTTGACAGAGGATCTCGTACGTGTTCTGATTGATGCAGACACGATTAACCGGAGGGTCGACGAGCTTGCCCGCCAGATTAGCGCAGATTATGCTACAAGTGGAGGCAACCTCTTAGTCGTTGGAGTACTGAAAGGCTCCTTCATTTTCACTGCCGACCTGACCAGAAGGCTTTCGGTCGACCATGTTGTCGACTTTATCGCCCTGTCTTCCTATAAAGGGGACACGAGCGGAAATGTAAGGCTCCTTATGGACACCAGGGAAAATATGGAGGGCAGGAATGTCTTGATCATCGAGGATATACTCGATAGCGGCAACACGCTTGATTACCTCATCAGGAATTTCAAAACCCGCAACCCCGCCTCCGTAAAGACAGCAGTATTGCTCGACAAACCTGACAGACATGTGGTCCCTGTTGAAATCGATTATATCGGTTTCACCATTCCTGATGTCTGGGTTGTCGGATATGGCCTCGATTATGCTGAGAAACACAGGACACTACCTTATATAGCAGAAATGTATCCACAAGCCTAA
- a CDS encoding phosphoribosyltransferase, with the protein MDNDKLYVSYNSVHKLVKNLSEQLTASGYDPDVIVAIGSGGFIPARIIKTFINRPIYAVGISYYGVDKTHKDHPTKIQWIDEVQSQLRGKKVLLIDEVDDTRATLAYCVGELLKYEPSEIAVLVLHNKLKEKDVEFPVEIKRYFAGLEIGDIWIKYPWDAIDIEEHTELEKEMLEEMKKQGKELYK; encoded by the coding sequence ATGGACAACGATAAACTGTACGTAAGTTACAATTCGGTGCACAAACTGGTAAAGAACCTCAGCGAGCAGCTAACTGCTTCTGGCTATGACCCGGATGTAATCGTTGCTATCGGAAGTGGCGGGTTCATTCCAGCCAGAATCATCAAGACGTTTATCAATCGGCCCATCTACGCTGTTGGTATTTCCTATTATGGTGTCGACAAGACCCATAAGGACCACCCTACAAAAATCCAATGGATTGACGAAGTACAGTCCCAGCTCAGGGGTAAGAAGGTATTGCTAATCGACGAAGTCGATGATACCAGGGCTACCCTAGCCTATTGTGTGGGAGAATTGTTGAAGTACGAACCTTCTGAAATTGCAGTTCTGGTGCTCCATAACAAGCTCAAGGAAAAGGATGTAGAATTCCCTGTCGAAATCAAACGATATTTTGCAGGTTTGGAAATCGGAGATATCTGGATTAAATATCCCTGGGATGCCATCGATATCGAAGAGCATACCGAATTGGAAAAAGAAATGCTCGAAGAAATGAAAAAGCAAGGCAAGGAGCTGTATAAATGA
- a CDS encoding adenylosuccinate synthase: MNNVTSIVGAQWGDEGKGRIVDYLAVNSDMVIRYQGGDNAGHTVINDKGKFALHIIPSGIFNPDTINIVGAGTVVNFETMASELDSIAAKGVQVQNLFIDKRAHIIMPYHCMLDGAEENSKSKNWQIGTTKRGIGPCYSDKAARSGIRAVDLLDPERLEKRLLMALPRKNRELAYYGLPEVTVEEMLALCGKWTERFGDKIIDTVPVVRQAYEDGKKILLEGQLGIMRDLDWGIYPYTTSSSPTSGGATVGAGLAPSRISEVIGVAKVYSTSVGGGPYMTELFDETGEKLRAIGNEFGATTGRPRRTGWFDGVAADYSCWINGFTGVALTKLDILDSFEKLKVCVAYRVNGEIIKYLPETALQEIAEPIYEEYDGWMSDTSKARKWEDLPENAQVYCKRLAELIGAPIKYISVGPERDQIIIM, translated from the coding sequence ATGAACAACGTAACATCAATTGTAGGCGCTCAGTGGGGAGATGAAGGCAAGGGACGCATTGTTGACTATCTTGCAGTCAATTCCGATATGGTTATCCGCTACCAAGGCGGCGACAATGCCGGGCATACAGTCATCAATGACAAGGGCAAGTTCGCCCTCCATATCATCCCTTCAGGTATCTTCAATCCCGATACCATCAATATCGTCGGGGCTGGAACCGTGGTCAATTTCGAGACCATGGCCAGCGAACTCGATTCCATTGCCGCAAAGGGTGTACAAGTGCAGAACCTGTTTATTGACAAACGGGCCCATATCATCATGCCCTACCACTGCATGCTTGACGGTGCAGAGGAAAACTCAAAAAGCAAAAACTGGCAGATCGGAACAACCAAACGTGGTATCGGTCCATGCTATAGCGACAAGGCAGCACGTTCGGGAATCAGGGCTGTCGACCTGCTCGACCCTGAACGCCTTGAAAAAAGACTGCTCATGGCCCTTCCCAGGAAAAACCGTGAGCTTGCCTACTACGGGCTTCCCGAAGTAACCGTCGAAGAGATGCTTGCTCTCTGTGGCAAATGGACAGAACGTTTCGGTGACAAAATCATCGACACCGTCCCTGTCGTTCGCCAGGCCTATGAAGATGGAAAGAAAATTCTACTTGAAGGCCAGCTGGGAATCATGAGAGACCTCGACTGGGGCATTTACCCCTATACAACCAGCAGCAGCCCGACCTCAGGCGGTGCTACCGTCGGCGCTGGCCTTGCCCCGAGCAGGATCAGCGAAGTAATCGGCGTAGCCAAGGTCTATTCGACAAGCGTTGGCGGCGGTCCGTACATGACAGAGCTGTTCGACGAGACCGGAGAGAAACTGAGAGCAATCGGGAACGAATTCGGTGCAACAACAGGAAGGCCCAGAAGAACAGGATGGTTTGACGGCGTTGCAGCCGACTACTCCTGCTGGATCAATGGGTTTACCGGTGTTGCCCTTACAAAACTCGACATTCTCGACTCGTTCGAGAAGCTCAAAGTCTGCGTAGCCTACAGGGTCAATGGTGAGATTATCAAATACTTGCCCGAGACAGCCCTGCAGGAAATTGCAGAACCCATCTACGAAGAATATGATGGCTGGATGTCCGACACGAGCAAGGCTCGCAAATGGGAAGACCTTCCCGAGAACGCCCAGGTGTACTGCAAGCGACTCGCCGAGTTGATCGGGGCTCCGATCAAATACATTTCCGTAGGACCGGAACGTGACCAGATCATCATTATGTAG
- a CDS encoding amino acid ABC transporter ATP-binding protein, which translates to MAEILQIQHLSKTFGTNVVLRDIDFSVKPKDVTSIIGASGSGKSTLLRCINLLEDPTSGKILFHAKDVVDGTVDEAEYRSKVGMVFQSFNLFNNHTVLSNCMLGQMKVLKKKADEAEKAALFYLHKVGMDTFINAKPQQLSGGQKQRVAIARALAMEPEILLFDEPTSALDPEMVGEVLDVMKALAEEGMTMLVVTHEMSFARDISTHVVFMDEGKIAEEGPPEQIFGHPKNPRTKEFLTRFTGK; encoded by the coding sequence ATGGCAGAGATATTACAGATTCAGCATCTATCGAAAACCTTTGGAACCAACGTCGTGCTCAGGGATATCGATTTTTCGGTGAAGCCGAAGGATGTTACCTCGATTATCGGAGCTTCCGGTTCCGGCAAATCCACTTTGTTGAGATGCATCAACCTTCTGGAAGACCCTACCTCCGGGAAAATACTCTTCCATGCTAAGGATGTGGTTGACGGTACTGTCGATGAAGCCGAATATCGTTCCAAAGTAGGAATGGTTTTCCAGTCATTCAATTTGTTCAACAATCATACGGTTTTAAGTAATTGTATGCTTGGTCAGATGAAGGTTCTGAAAAAGAAGGCAGACGAGGCTGAGAAAGCAGCCTTGTTTTACCTGCATAAAGTGGGGATGGATACTTTTATCAATGCAAAACCCCAGCAACTTTCCGGCGGACAGAAGCAACGGGTCGCCATAGCCAGGGCCTTGGCGATGGAGCCGGAGATTTTGCTTTTTGACGAGCCTACCTCAGCCCTTGACCCGGAGATGGTAGGGGAAGTTCTCGATGTCATGAAGGCCTTGGCCGAGGAAGGGATGACGATGCTTGTGGTAACCCATGAGATGTCGTTTGCCCGTGATATCTCCACCCATGTTGTCTTTATGGATGAAGGTAAGATTGCAGAGGAAGGGCCCCCAGAGCAAATCTTCGGTCATCCGAAGAATCCCCGGACCAAGGAATTCCTTACCCGTTTTACCGGCAAATAA
- a CDS encoding amino acid ABC transporter permease, whose translation MSISEMNFFERMVFIVEKYSGSLIKGAATTMAIALICTALGCLIGFAVGIVQTITPRKKSSPVKKGLLKFVKILLAIYVEFFRGTPMMLQAAFIFYGASQLFNINMGMWQAAILIVSINTGAYMAETVRGGILSVDIGQSEGAKAIGMNHFQTMLHVILPQALRNIMPQIGNNLIINIKDTCVLSIIGTVELFFTFKSISGALYTYFEAATVTLIIYFILTFSCSRILRHLENKMDGPATYDLATADTLAFTSGMNSYIPRTRGNL comes from the coding sequence ATGTCCATATCTGAAATGAATTTTTTCGAGCGTATGGTATTTATAGTGGAAAAATATAGTGGCTCCCTGATAAAGGGGGCTGCTACTACTATGGCCATCGCCCTGATATGTACAGCCCTAGGCTGCCTTATCGGTTTTGCGGTTGGAATTGTCCAGACTATCACCCCACGTAAAAAAAGCAGCCCCGTAAAAAAGGGGCTCTTGAAATTCGTGAAGATCCTCCTTGCCATCTATGTTGAGTTCTTCCGGGGAACACCCATGATGTTGCAGGCTGCTTTTATCTTTTATGGTGCCAGCCAGCTTTTCAATATAAATATGGGTATGTGGCAGGCGGCAATCCTTATTGTCTCCATCAATACCGGTGCCTACATGGCCGAAACCGTGAGGGGTGGCATCCTTTCTGTCGATATCGGACAGAGTGAGGGTGCAAAGGCTATTGGCATGAACCATTTCCAGACAATGCTACATGTGATTCTTCCGCAGGCCTTGCGTAATATCATGCCACAGATAGGCAATAACCTTATTATCAATATCAAAGATACCTGCGTACTTTCCATTATCGGGACTGTAGAACTCTTTTTCACCTTCAAGAGTATCTCAGGGGCTTTATATACTTATTTTGAGGCAGCCACGGTCACCTTGATTATCTATTTCATCCTGACTTTCTCTTGCTCCAGGATTTTGCGCCATCTGGAAAACAAGATGGATGGTCCCGCGACCTATGACCTTGCGACGGCTGACACCCTGGCCTTTACCAGTGGCATGAATTCCTACATCCCAAGAACGAGAGGCAACCTATAA
- a CDS encoding transporter substrate-binding domain-containing protein: protein MRRIVALALMIVLVAGVSFAQGNSEKTATTSAKTLRVAMECGYAPYNWTQTDDSNGAVPIVGSKDYAYGYDVMMAKLIAEKLGYELQIVKLDWDSLVPAVQSGSVDCVIAGQSITTPRLEMVDFTTPYYYASIVSLTTKDSKYASAKGLSDLSGGTCTSQLGTIWYDTCLPQIKDAKILPAQESAPAMLVALNSKRVDYICTDMPTAQAAIVAYPNMRILDFSSTDDDFQVSQEEINIGVSVSKKTPELTKAINGVLATLTVADFNAMMDEAISVQPLSNN, encoded by the coding sequence ATGAGAAGAATTGTTGCTTTAGCATTGATGATCGTTTTGGTTGCCGGGGTTTCCTTTGCACAGGGAAACAGTGAAAAAACTGCCACTACTTCTGCAAAGACCTTGCGCGTAGCAATGGAGTGTGGGTATGCCCCCTATAACTGGACTCAGACTGATGATTCCAACGGAGCCGTTCCCATTGTCGGCTCTAAGGATTATGCCTATGGGTATGATGTCATGATGGCAAAACTCATTGCAGAGAAACTGGGGTATGAACTGCAGATTGTCAAATTGGACTGGGATTCCTTGGTTCCTGCCGTTCAGTCCGGTTCTGTCGATTGTGTCATTGCAGGACAGTCCATCACTACCCCGCGTCTTGAGATGGTAGACTTCACGACCCCCTACTACTATGCTTCCATTGTTAGCCTGACTACCAAAGATAGCAAATATGCCTCGGCCAAGGGTCTTTCTGATCTGAGCGGAGGAACCTGTACCAGCCAGCTGGGAACCATCTGGTATGATACTTGCCTTCCCCAGATCAAGGATGCAAAGATTCTTCCTGCACAGGAATCTGCCCCAGCAATGCTGGTTGCCCTCAACAGTAAGAGAGTCGATTATATCTGTACCGATATGCCAACTGCCCAGGCTGCAATTGTTGCCTATCCGAATATGAGAATCCTCGATTTTTCCTCCACGGACGATGATTTCCAGGTAAGCCAGGAAGAAATCAACATCGGTGTGTCGGTTTCCAAGAAAACCCCTGAACTTACCAAAGCTATCAATGGGGTTCTCGCAACACTGACCGTTGCCGATTTCAACGCAATGATGGATGAAGCTATCTCAGTACAGCCTTTGTCGAATAACTAA